caattgaATAATGAGAtccatgaatagtgaaaaaaCATGCCTTAGCAAAGAGCACGATTGAGAGTGTTGtgccttagctaagagcatggaataaaaaataaataaaagtggaacCGGACCCACAACCGTGCTCTTAATTCCTCCCCCACTTGAACGTGTGTCCGCTGTTGCACTTactttttactactattatttttagacTTAGTAATGTACCCTCATTTTCTATCAATACATATAattcacatttatatatacaaataagatttatattctattaaattttttaactcagtttttttttttaaatttcttaaaacttgtattAAACCCAAATATGATCATTAATGACAAACAAACAATTAAAGTACCGTTTCCTCCATCTCACTCAAAGATGTCCACAttcttaagagcatccactataggggAGCCGCGGCCGGGCCACGCCAAAGCCGCGGCTCCCTATAGTGACAGGGATGCGCGGCCGTGGTGGGGGGGGGTGCCCACGGGAGCGCCACACTTGTGGCCGGGCCGCGGCGCTTGGGCGTGAGCCGCGACGCTCCTATTGCAGCGGCCACGGGCCGTGGCTCCccttttttgattttttttatattaattctataaatatacccattttttcaattttttacacCATTCCAATCTccactcttttcattttatcaccaattctacttttgaaaaatgagttcCAACGATGAGTTCCAACAATTGGTGGATAGGGAGTTCGATGAACTCGTTCAAGAGGTGCAACGGGAAGCAGAAGaagaggaggcggcggcggtgtTCGTTCGCCCGTTCTATCATCGGCGGACCATCTGCCGTGACCATGTCGGGGCAGACCAGCGGTTGATGGAAGACTACTTTGGCGATAACCCCCGTTACCCAGCAGAGATTTTCCGTCGCCGCTTCAGAATGTCGCAACGGTTATTCATCCGTATAGCGACTACATTGGCGCAGCGGTACAGGTGCTTCACATTGCGCAGTGATGCTAGCGGCCGACCCGGGTTGTCGACATATCAGAAGTGTACCGCTGCAATTAGGCAGCTTGCCTATGCCGGACCCGCTGATATGTTCGATGAATACCTACAGTTGGGTGAAACAACTGCCCTAACGACGCTGATGCAGTTTTGTAATTGTATCCAGGCCATCTTCGGTCCGGAGTATCTACGGAAGCCAAATGCCGATGAGTGCCAGAGATTGATAGATATGCACGGGAGAGTGCATAATTTTCCGgggatgttgggcagcatCGATTGCATGCACTGGGAGTGGAGGAACTGCCCGGTTGCTTGGAAGGGGCAGTTCACATCTGGATTCAAAGGGAGACACCCAACAATGATACTGGAAGCTGTTGCTGACTACCGATTGCGAATCTGGCAATGCATATTTTGGTGTCGcagggtcgaacaacgacatcaacgtacTGGAttcgtctcatctcttcaatGATGAGTGTCGGGGTGAGGGTCCGACGGTCAGATTCATGGCCAACGGGACGCAGTACAACAGGGCATACTACTTAGccgatgggatataccctcgttGGCCCGTGTTTGTCAAGACGATCCGACAGCCGGTTGGGCCGAAACAATCCTATTTTGCGGCCAAACAAGAGAGTGCTAGGAAGGATGTTGAGCGTGCTTTTGGTGTCCTCCAAGCGCGATGGGCCATTCTACGGTGCCCGGTTCGACAATGGCACGAAAATGATGTCGCCTccatcatgtatgcatgtatcatattgcacaatatgataatagagGACGAAGGATATTCTGCAGAGAACTGGGCACCGGAAGAGGGTGCAAGTAGGGTCACGGTATACTgcaaagcatgtttcgagcaagtttcgctcgaatagaatcttgcttgtatacgtaaaactctacaatccacttttaacccgattcagtattattcgagcagtctcgcacgaatagaatcactattattattacattgtgtttgcttgtgcatttataagatgtcttacaaacatttaaatgcataataaGTAAACAAAgcctaagtcttttgcttagtagaccggttgtgggcgtcgtccactttaaggtaacacggtcagatctatgcaatgctttgcaaaagaaaaagaagaatttcacaacctagataggctttggctacctatcgtgaaaggttgcaatgtcagtccgcatatttctaagccttactgaaataagatgacattggtgtggtatagcactgaacggatctaacaacaagacgtgtctttatgctatctactgaaagactaggtcttgataaaatactatttcttaatctacatatgttagcattgagcatacggtattgattatgcactactttgacttatcaaatggtgcgggtttttcgcaacccaataatcccgatatattgggtagtggtgattaatatctagcggtgctaggattgctattatgttgaaacgtgcgcgaggtgagtctcgtttgacaatgtcctcaagaggagctcgaacaaggttttattattcggaaaactggccagttggagttttattactctatgaataataaataaatgtttcttgctaagtccactcttggaattaataagatattaattaattaagtccatagcagacattaattaattaatggacatttatatcttaagcgcgagaaataaataaacaaagtggaaacccggattacttgtaatttcggatttggatggggagagttgctggggtttggtgccccttgcacagcggaagacttgtacaaaacaaataaatcagacgtaggatctatttgaccgattatgcgattaatctattcacatgttaaacagataattgcatgctagaacgcgaataattcatgctcaaagaaagtaaatcctaaaacatgaattctacggtttagagttaccgatttgattctccaaagaatcgacgattgctcgcgccttctccacgtgatgatcttcaatactagaccacggatcttctctctggttcccgaactgtatctcgatatcagggtgggctgatcttatcaaaacactaggactcgaataaagaagacagaagaaatccttttgggaaaaggagtggaattcgaaaattcctacagcTGATGGGgctgatattttcgaaaatttcagtaatgaaaattgtgattattctgtctcctttattctcctatttatattaagttccttttgggcccagacagggatctatggaaggttttggatatgggctcgcccaattagctttttactaattaaattgaacccacaatttaatacaagcttatattggaatattacgagcagccactacagaagtaatattgaactctccccatccaaatccgaaattataagtaatccgggtttccacttttattatttatttcccgcgcttaagatataaatgtccattaattaattaatgtctgctatggacttaattaattaatatcttattaattccaagagtggacttagcaagaaacatttatttattattcatagagtaataaaactccaactggccagttttccgaataataaaactttgttcgagctcctcttgaggacattatcaaacgagactcacctcgtgcacgtttcaacataatagcaatcctagcaccgctagatattaatcaccactacccaatatatcaggattattgggttgcgaaaaacccgcaccatttgataagtcaaagtagtgcataatcaataccgtatgctcaatactaacatatgcagattaagaaaaaatattttatcaagacctagtctttcagtagatagcataaagacacgtcttgctgttagatccgttcagtgctataccacaccaatgtcatcttatttcagtaaggcttagaaatatgcggactgacattgcaacctttcacgataggtagtcaaagcctatctaggttgtgaaattcttctttttcttttgcaaagcattgcatagatctgaccgtgttaccttaaagtggacgacgcccacaaccggtctactaagcaaaagacttagaccttgtttacttcttatgcatttaaatgtttgtaagacatcttataaatgcacaagcaaacacaatgtaataataatagtgattctattcgtgcgagaactgctcgaataataccgaatcgggttaaaagtggattgtagagttttacgtatacaagcaagattctattcgagcgaaacttgctcgaaacatgcttttcagtataccaaacctaacaatctcccacttatactcaaaacatgctttcgagtatacccactgccaaaaactctcccacttatacacaAAGCAGGTATTGATtctagatatatcgaactaccattcatttcacaaggtgaaagaaaaatctgcttggttgttctctgataatatctttttcaccataatgtctttgttgcgtacttgatctttaattaatttcatccccatatgtgattgcttagcttaataaactcgtgtgtcctttgagttagccttcactagagtaataaaaaaaatactcataggcatactcaaacttacgattaaagctattaggaagatattcctaaggtaaacatatattcagaggatgacttactcgatcactgattagtcataaaactaagacagtgtaaccccaaggacattacatgaatgactggtaaactagaatatagttactagtctttctcaagcactagggtatattcattacctcaatcaaaatcctttgccatggtcaatatgatatatacttgctATGCATAAGCATAACTAATATTaaacttagtacacattatagcatacatgagacatCTATCTCCAAAACTAATCTCATTattcttgatctcactaaGTGTCAAACGACACACgactagagacaagacaattccatcttgaAAAGTAAGACCTTTGCATGGAAATTCTAATGCTAAAACgttccaagcaatgtgtagatataggattcctaagagaatctcaacattctttctagcatcttaaaaggacttagatgctaagaatgtaattagtttctcttaaatcatttatcttaaactgggtagacaaccagtttcctacgccagatgtcaatcttagttgtttgcaacttttgtagatttcatcatcgtagagtaccaataataccatatgtaatgcactttcaacttccttgtgcttacagcactgttaaggacacaagtcaaattccaaacatttgacaattttgataaaacacatatactctgatttagatgcttgcctaagaccacgaaggtctatataagcttccaatcatgcgtttcttgcccttaattacatatccattagaacgttctagtagatgatttcctcaagacttctatttatagaaggctgtcttgacaatcataatacatacattctaatttatgtaagttctaatagacaataggatcgaataaatcctggcacaacgatagcgagaagataattctctttgggcataacccattgtcattgtctagccatttgagatccacatttacacttgcaaagatacttgctcccactgactgacacagcctgtaggtagtattgcaagtcttgtaaaacatgttgtctatcttagattgtaatatggaatctatcaccttttcaaagatgattatccaaattaaccaatactacattgtagttaaagggattatgttcaagttaatctaagactgagtcttacgacactcttagacccatgaacttgttgtgttccagtggaacgctcccactacgatatggttcttacaatcttaggtattgaagttgattttattagtgcaaaagtttctaatggtatgacttcttggtaatgtggaaaatccgatatctctctctttattttgagagttatcacgttgttaggcttgtagttcatctcttgatcttcatacaagaattatatctttgaagattacagaacttataaccttacatcatttgggacaaaccttaaaacatgcctcagtactcaactccaatttcttggacacttttccaacacgtgttggaacaacattacaccttgagatgtgctagactagagacgctctagtccacaactcgtgttttgtagaaggtactgatgttggtagtttctttaatgtttatcccaccaatgataagattttaatgagtacaactcatcacttaatcaaacttgtcttagaaagactttgattccttcttacataactatcccattcattagatgaatgcttggattcgttaatggagattagactcccactactgatcataaccctttgctcgtcttcttatggtgtaaaccattaagactcgctagtctttctatgttgcacttctataagtattctgaatcaaacgattctaactcatagtgcatcaaacaGACATTTCTCGACTTTCAAGCTATTTAACANNNNNNNNNNNNNNNNNNNNNNNNNNNNNNNNNNNNNNNNNNNNNNNNNNNNNNNNNNNNNNNNNNNNNNNNNNNNNNNNNNNNNNNNNNNNNNNNNNNNTGAAGAAGTGATTATAATCTTGCACATACTACATATTTATAGTGTAGATGAACAAATAAGAGAGGATGACCGTTACTTTTATGCAATTGATTATGATATTGTAATTGATTAGtggttaattttttgaattaatcatttgaCCGTCATATTAATGTTTATTGACTAACAGTGTAATCAACTTTATAATTTCGTATGTTctatcaatataataatattgtacaGTAATTGATTAGTTTGTTCATTTGAATGTAACCATTTCAATTCATATGAATGTAACGGTTTCAATATTGGAGTCATTT
The genomic region above belongs to Salvia hispanica cultivar TCC Black 2014 chromosome 3, UniMelb_Shisp_WGS_1.0, whole genome shotgun sequence and contains:
- the LOC125209769 gene encoding uncharacterized protein LOC125209769; translated protein: MSSNDEFQQLVDREFDELVQEVQREAEEEEAAAVFVRPFYHRRTICRDHVGADQRLMEDYFGDNPRYPAEIFRRRFRMSQRLFIRIATTLAQRYRCFTLRSDASGRPGLSTYQKCTAAIRQLAYAGPADMFDEYLQLGETTALTTLMQFCNCIQAIFGPEYLRKPNADECQRLIDMHGRVHNFPGMLGSIDCMHWEWRNCPVAWKGQFTSGFKGRHPTMILEAVADYRLRIWQCIFWCRRVEQRHQRTGFVSSLQ